The window TTGCCTCTTTCCGTAGAAAAAAGCCTTTTTAAACCTCTGAACAGTACTTCACTCCGTTTCAAGCTTCTGCTTTGGTTTCTTTGGTTTGGGGGCTAAAACGCTTACTGGCTTCTACCGATATGGCCGACTTTTCGAAAGTAAGCTTGGTGCCTCTGTCTACATCAAGCACCACGGCATCGTCTACAATTTCTACTACACGGCCATGCATGCCACCAATGGTCACTACACGGTCGCCACGTTTAAGCGAATCTACAAAAGACTTATGCTGCTTTTGCTTACGCTGCTGTGGCCTCACCATAAAGAAATAAAAGATAATGATAATCCCGCCAATCAGGATTACGTTTCCCCACCAGGCCTGGGGCTGTGCATCTGCCTGTAAAAGAATTGTAGGTAGCATAATTAGTTTCTTACCGGACCTTCTGTATTAGCTGCAGCACTTGCTTTAGGCTCAACTGTTCCTTTGATGGCAAGTCTGGTAACGGCAGGGTCAGTATTGGCAGTAACAGTTACAGTTTTATTTTGAATGCCTGGTTTGTTCGAGCTATCAAAACGAACCTGAATTTCTCCTGTTGCTCCGGGAGCAATTGGTTGTTCAGGCTTTTTAGGCACTGTGCAGCCACATGAAGCACTCGCATTCTGGATTATCAAAGGCACATCACCTGTGTTTTTGAATGTAAAGGTGTGGGTAACGATCTCACCATCTTTAATGGTACCAAAATCGTGCTCTGTTTCCTTGTACTCAATTTTTGCAACAGGTCCTGTTGGGGCAGTACTTGCTGCATTTTGCTCCGTCAGTTGCTGAGGAGTTTCTTGTAAGGCAGTGTTTGTTGTAGATCCTTTTTCAGCTTCCAGGGCTGCTAAACGGTTCTCCAATTCCTTTACACGCGATTCTGAATCGGCATTGTTACAAGCAGTGAACATACCGGCCACTGCTAATGCAAGCAAGAAATTCTTTTTCATGGATGGATTAAAACTTGAATTGATTTTGCAAACTGCTCTACTAACACAGGGTTTTATTGTTTAGTTCTGGAGCTTCTGGATTACATAATCTGTAAACTGTTGTGTGGTAGCACTACCGCCCAGATCACCGGTACACTGCTCCTTTATCTTGAGGGTTTCGTCTATGGCATGGTTAATGCGTTTGGCATCGTCTACCATATCCAGGTGGTACAGCATCATGATGGCTGAACGCAGCAGTGCTGTTGGATTTGCTTTGCCCTGACCTGCAATATCGGGAGCCGTACCATGTACCGCTTCAAAGATTGCTACTTCGTCGCCAATGTTGGCACCGGCCACTACGCCTAAACCACCTACCAGGCCTGCACACAGATCCGAGAGGATATCACCAAACAGGTTGGTGGTTACCACAACATCAAACTGCTGGGGCTTTAGCACCAGCTGCATGCACATATTATCAACAATTACATTCTCGTAAGTAATACCCGGAAATTCTTTGGCAACAGTTTCTCCGGCCTGCAGCATGAGCCTTCCGGCATTTTTAAGGATGTTGGCCTTGTGCACCAGGGTTACTTTTTTACAGCCGCGGCGGCGGGCATAATCAAAAGCAGCCTTAACAATACGATAGCAGCCATCTTTGGTAACACGGCTAATAGAGTCGGCTATTTGCAGGCGTTCATCGAAAAACTCGAGGCCGGCATAAAGGCCTTCGGTATTTTCACGAAAGATCACCATGTTCACATCTGTAAACCTGGAGCTGATACCTTCGGTGGTAACGCAGGGCCGGACGTTCTGATAAAGATCGAACAGCTGCCTAAGCTGCACGTTTACACTTTTAAAGCCTTTGCCTACCGGGGTGGTAAGCGGCCCTTTCAGGGCTACTTTATTTTTTTTGATAGACTCTATCAGCGAAGCAGGAATCAACTCTCCTACTGATTCCAGGGTGGTTTGTCCCGCATTTTCCTCTTCCCACTGTATGGGTACGCCTGCTGCTGCAAAAATGCGTTTTACAGAGGCGGTAATTTCCGGCCCTATGCCATCACCTTCAATCAGCGTAACTGTTGTAGCCATGATTATTTGTAGTCTTTTTTGATTTGGCCGATCAGCGTCTCCACGTCCTTCAGCAACTCTTCGGCTTTTACTTTTGCATCGGTAATAACACGCTCGCTTTCGGAACGGGCGCTGCTGTCTGGCAAATCTTCTGCCTGCAGCTCTGTCAGGAGATCTTCCAGCGCTGATTTAAAACGGTACAGGTTATATGAAACACGGCCGCGTGTATTAGATCCTTTATCAGGAGCAAACAATACTCCTACTGCCAACCCTACAGCCGCTCCCGTTATCAGCGAGAGGATTCCTATAGTACCTTTATTCATAAAACTGCTCTTATTTATTATCAATCAATCCTCTACCACTCTTTCGGATTATTCCTTTCTCTTGTAACTCTACTGAAAGAACATCTAGTATACCATTTACAAATATTTTGCTTTTAGGCGTACTATAGCGTTTTGAGAGCTCAATATACTCGTTTATCGTTACTTTTACAGGGATGCTTGTAAAATTAATCATTTCACAAAGTGCCATCATCAGGATAATTTTATCCAGTAAGGCAAGCCGCTCCACATCCCAGTTTTTACTTTTTGAGGCTATTAATTCCTCAAATTCAGGCTCTTTCTGTATGGTTAGCTTGTAGAGGTCTATAAAAAATTCACGATCGTCTTCCCAGTTCACTGAGAGTACTGCCAGCTCCACATTGCTGTCGCTCTCGGGGGTTAGCTCTTTTACCGTACGCTGCACCATGCTCTTGAGCACCTCGCGGTTTTCGCTCCAGTAAATATCCAGACGCTCCATAAACGACTCCACCAGCTCATGTTTAAAGAAAATTTTCTTGATTACATGAAGCACAATCTTCTGGTCGGCCTCAAAATCGGGCTGTTCCATTTTCAGGTACTCCTGGTAGGCTTCGTCGCGCTGCAGCACATCGCGGTACAGCTCGCGTACAAAATCCTGCTCTTCGCGCCAGTTCAGGTTCTGCCTGATGGCTTCGGTCTGCAGGGTTTTATTTTGCTCCAGGATCTTCAGTACACGGTTATTGAGCCAGTTTTCCTCATCTGTTCCTGCCGCGCTTGTACGTCCCTTCTCCAGCCTTGTTTCACGCTCGCGATTAGCAAAGCGCTGCAATTCCAGCAGGAGTATTAAAAAAAGCAGGTAACGTCCGGCTATTTTTTCGGCTTCGGCCACCATACTTTTACGCAGGTGGTCAAAGTCCTGCTGCACCAGCTTATTATAATAGCTAAGGGCATCGCTGGCAGCCGAGGCCTGCTCGGGGGTATAACCATGTGTAGGCTGCAGCCTGCGCTCTTCATGGCTTTTGATAAAAAGATCGGAGGCAGCTTTGCGGTTTTCTTCCAGTTTTACCGGATCCTGCACCTCCATAGAGTTAAGATCAGGAGCAAACTGCTCCCGGATCAGGTCCAAAGTCAGGTGGTAATCGGACTGGCGGCACTGCAAATATGCGAAGATATTTTGCATGGCCTTTATACGCAGGTACCTACGGTTCAGCATTGAGCAGAATCAGCGTTTAAACAAAAAAACAAAGAAGCTTGCTGCAAAGATGCAGCATAGCTTCTTTAGTAAAAAGGTTGTGTACCTAATTTGTTTTAAGTAAAGGGTATTAAGTACTAACTATATGGTACAAGGTAGATGGAAGAAGCGCACTGCCTCCTGCTATTATATCATATACGCTTAGCTCATACCCGACACCCCATACCCGATACCTTAATAAGACAGCTTTACACGGCCTACTTCCTGAATGCGTTTCAGGGCCATTTGCATGGCAGCTTCCTGCGGACCTACATTTTTGGCTTCTGCCTCATTTAAGATATTCAGGCAGATATCGTACACTTTTTCAGCTTTCTGATATGCACGCTCACGCTGGTAATTGCCCTCGTACTCGGCAGCTACATTGATAACGCCTCCGGAGTTGATCAGGAAATCTGGTGCATAGATAATACCTCTTTCCATCAGCAGCTGGCCATGCTTTTTCTCATCCTTCAGCTGGTTGTTGGCTGCACCGGCAATCACCTGGCATTTCAGGCGGGAAACGGTGTCGTCGTTAAGGGTGGCACCCAGGGCGCAGGGAGAGTAAATATCCAGGTCCAGGTCATAAATAGCATCGCCCATGACTACCTCGGCACCAAAGCGGTTGGCTACCTGCCGCAGGCGCTCCTCGCTAATGTCGCTGATGTATACCTGTGCATCTTCGTGGCGCAGGCGTTCTACCAGGTGAGAACCAACCTGTCCTACCCCCTGTACCAGCACTTTTTTACCCTGCAGGCTATCAATGCCCCAGGCTTTTTTGGCCGCGGCTTTCATGCCCAGGTACGTGCTGTAGGCCGTAACAGGAGAAGGATCGCCACCACCGCCCATTATCTCCGGCAGCCCCGAAACATAGCGGGTTTCCATGGCAATGTACTCGATATCGGAGGTGCGGATGTTTACATCCTCGGCGGTAACATAACGGCCGCCCAGGCTGTTAATAAAACGGCCAAAGCGACGCATAAAGGGTTCTGTTTTCTGGGTTTGGGCATCGCCGATAATCACGGCCTTGCCGCCGCCCAGGTTCAGGCCGGAGATGGCATTTTTAAAAGTCATGCCGCGACTCAGGCGAAGCACATCTGTAATGGCCTCCTGTTCGTTCTTATACTGCCACATGCGGGTACCGCCAAGCGCAGGGCCCAGTGTGGTATTGTGTACAGCAATGATGGCCTTCAGACCGGTTGCTTTGTCGTAGCATATAACCAGTTGCTCGTGCTCCATTGCTTCAATTTGATCGAAGACACCCATTTTTTCGCGTGGCATTACTTCGTTTACTTCCACCATGTACGTATGTTTATGTTTGAGTTACCTTTACAACCCGGATAGTTCCGTATAGAAATGTGCTTTTCTGCTATGACTTTTTGAAAAATCATGCAAAGCTATACCTTTTATATCTTTATTTCAAACGTTGTAGTAAGGTAAAACCAATTTATAATATCATCGTTCCAGTGTAGCGTGAAAGCTCTCAGTTATATCAATAAATACCTCTTCCAGTACAAGCGTTACCTGCTTTTGGGCACGCTCTTTCTGGTGATCTCAAATATTTTTGCCATCATTCCGGCGCAGGTAGTTCGCTATGCTTTCGACATAGTAAAAGAAAATATTGACCTCTACCGGCTTTACGAGGGCTATGCCCTGCAGGAGTCGATCTACGAGCTGTTTACCAGCGCTATTTTTATATATGGTATTATTATCCTGGCAATGGCCCTGCTGCGGGGTGTGTTCCTGTTTCTGGTGCGGCAAACCATTATTGCCATGTCGCGCTACATAGAGTATGATCTTAAAAACGAGATTTACGCCCACTACCAGACCCTGCCCCTAAGCTTTTACCGCAGCCACAATACCGGCGATTTAATGGCGCGCATCAGCGAAGATGTAAGCAAGGTGCGCATGTACCTGGGTCCGGCCATTATGTACGGCATCAACCTGGTAACGCTTTTCATGATCCTGATCCCCTACATGTTTACCATCAATGCCCGCTTAACCATGTATGTGCTGCTGCCCCTGCCGGTACTTTCGCTTAGCATTTACTATGTAAATAACCTGATAGAGCAGCGCAGCACCGAAATACAGAAAGCACTTAGCGGCCTCTCTACCTACACCCAGGAGGCCTTTAGCGGCATCAGGGTATTAAAAGCCTTTGCGCGCGAAACCGATTCTGCCAATAAATTCGATGTGCTAAGCAATGAGTACAAAGACAAAGCCCTGCGCCTGACTTTTGTAAATGCACTGTTCTTCCCGCTTATTCTGGCGCTTATTGGCCTGTCGATTATCCTGACGATATACATTGGTGGTTTGGAGGTAATGAGCGGGGCCATCACCACTGGTAACATTGCAGAATTCATCATCTATGTAAACCTGCTTACCTGGCCGGTAACCTCACTGGGCTGGATCACCAGTATTGTGCAGCAGGCAGCTGCTTCGCAGCAGCGCATCAATGAGTTTTTACAGACCAAAACCGATATTGTTTCCACCCAGAACCTGGCGCAGGAAATAGAAGGGCGGGTGCATTTCGAAAATGTAAGCTTTGTGTATCCTGATTCGGGTATAAAGGCGCTCTACAACATCAGCTTTAAGGTAGATCCAGGTCAGTCGCTGGCCATTATCGGTACTACCGGTTCCGGCAAAAGCACGGTTGCCAACATTCTGCTGCGCCTCTACGACCCTACTGAAGGCAAGGTTTATATTGATGATACCGAAATACAGGCCTACGACCTGCAAAGCCTGCGCAGCCAGACAGGCTATGTACCGCAGGATGTATTCCTATTCTCCGAAACCATCCGCAACAACATAGCCTGGGGAGAGCCCGGTCTGCCTGAAGAAACCATAGAGCAGGCTGCCTCCGATGCCGACCTGCTGGAAAATATAGAGCGTTTCCCCAATAGGTTTGAAACCCGTGTGGGAGAACGGGGCATTACCCTAAGCGGTGGCCAGAAGCAACGGGTAAGCATTGCCCGGGCCATTGTGCGCGATCCCAAGATCCTGATCATGGACGATGCCCTCTCTGCGGTGGATACCAAGACAGAAAACACCATTCTGAACAACCTCAAGCGCATCATGCAGGGGCGCACGAGCATCATCATCAGCCACCGGGTAAGCTCCGCCAAGCTGGCCGATCACATACTGGTACTGGACAATGGCCACATAGTAGAAAAAGGCAGCCACGAAGAGCTGCTGGCACAGGCAGGCATCTACAAAACCCTTTACGACAAGCAGCTGCAGGAAGAAGCAGTGGAGTGATGTAAGGAAAATAGCCAGACGATGCGGGAAAAGTTCTGCCTGCTTGCTAACTTCGTGCTTCCCAATCACATAACAGCCTTGACTACTCTTCTACGTCTTTTCCTGCTTTGTGCGCTGGCGGGCCTGTTTTCTGCCTGTGCCAGGTCTTTCCACAAGCCTGATCTCACAACGGCAAACTACTCGCCTGCAGGCACTACTGAAAGCAGGCTTGACTTTGATATTACGCAGCAGCCGCTCCTCTTTTCGGAGCCTTTTGCCAAAAAACTGCATAAGCGTAATCTTAGCCTGTATGCTGTCAGGGCAACCAATTATACAAGCGATACCGTGTGGCTGCAACCTAATGATGTGTTATTGTCTACGGCTGGAAAAACCCTCAATGTAAGTTCCTCCCGGGAAGTGTACAGGGCCCTACGCCAGCCTGTAGCCGTGCACGCACTGTGGTTTCTGCTTGGCCCGTTTATCCGCACTGAGGGAGAAGAAAAAAAGCTCGACTACCACCCGCTGGGTTTAGCGCCAGCAGCCTGGGGCATTCTGAACGTGCTTGTTGCCTACCGTTCTAATCAGGAAGCAAAGCAGCTGGTACAGCATACCATGCCAGGCGGAGCAACACCTGTTGCCCCCAATACCACACGCTACCTGCTGATGCCTTTGCCTGCTAACACCGTGCCCACTGCTACTCCCATAGACCTTTTGTATATTGAAACAGAAAGGACTTCCGGCACGGGTGGGCGGTAATAAAAGAGAACCAATGTAAAAACTATTGCTGCGCGCTCACAGAAACCAGTGGCAGCTCTACCTCGAGGCGTCCGGGGCCATAGTATTTCTCCAGCAGCATGCGGGGCTGAATTTTAATATTATTTTCCCTGGCATAGTCTTCTGCTTTCTGGCGCAACTTGTCTGGTGTGGGCCAAACCGAGGAATGTGCATCCAGGCTGACTCTGATAGCCTTTTGCGCCTCTACCTGCATAATCTCATAGCCCTGGGGCAATTGCTTTAAACTTTCTGCCGCAGGCAGCAGCACGCCTATGAACTGTTCTACCGTATCTTTATCTGTAACAGGTTCTTGGATCACTGCCACCGTCAGCACGCCCGGCAGCTCTCCCCTTTCCCATCGCTGGCCTACCTCATCCAGAATCTCCTGCAGGGAAGGATGTTGCAGGGTGCCCAGATAATGTTTTCCCACCAGGGTATAGCCGCCTTCCACTTCTACCAGCTCTGCCTGCGCCTCCCTGAAACCACCCAGCTGCCAGTATATAAGCGTGGCAACAACCAGAACAATGGGAATAACGATGAGTAGAATTTTGCGGAAGGACATGGGATGTTAATATGCTAATGTGACGGATCGCCCGGGGCGCGCAGCCGCTGCGACTAATTCTTTAATGTGCTAATTTTTGAGCCGCCTGAACTCATCCAGAGTAGGCTTGAAAGTATTACCCACCCACCACTTCTTTGTACTGCATGCGGTAGAGCTGCGCATACCAGCCGCCTTTGGCGAGCAGCTCTTCGTGGGTGCCTTCTTCTTTTATTTCGCCCTGATCCAGTACAATAATCTTATCGGCTTTCTGAATGGTGCTTAAGCGGTGGGCAATTACAAGGGAAGTACGGCCGCTCATCAGTTTATCAATGGCCGCCTGGATCATTTCTTCGGTTTCAGTATCTACCGAAGAGGTAGCCTCATCCAGGATGATGATGCGGGGATCATACACCAGGGCCCGCACAAAGGAGATGAGCTGCCGCTGCCCTACGGATAGGGTTGCACCACGCTCCATCACGTTGTATTCAAAACCACCGGGCAGGCGCTCAATAAACTTATCTGCTCCTACCAGGCGCGCGGCTTCTTTCATTCTTTCCAGACTTATATCCGGGTTGTTCAGGGAGATGTTATTATCGATGGTATCGGAAAACAGGAATACATCCTGCAGCACCACACCAATGCTCTGACGCAGACTGGCCAGGTCGAATTCCCTGATGTGCCGCCCGTCGATGCAGATCTCGCCCCGCTGATACTCATAAAAGCGGTTCAGCAGGTTAATGATAGATGATTTGCCTGCTCCCGTTGCACCTACCAGCGCAATCATTTCACCTGGACGGGCGCTGAAGCTCACGTCTTTCAGCACCCATTCCGGCTCGTTGTAGGCAAACCATACGCCTTTAAAATCTACAGCACCCTGTAACTGCGCCGGCACATAATCTCCGGTGTCGGAGAGATGCTCTTTGCTGTCCAGCAGGTTCATGATACGCTCCGAGCTTACCACCCCCATCTGCAGGGTATTGAAGCGATCGGCAATCTGGCGGATAGGGCGGAAAAACATCTGGATATACAGAATAAAGGCCACCAATACCCCCAGGGCAATTTCGGCATGAATTACCTGGCGGGCGCCATACCACACCAGCAAACCAATGCCCATGGCCTGAATAACCTCTGCCACCGGAAAGTAAATGCTGTAATACAGGACAGACCGCAGGTTAGCCCTACGGTGTTCCTTATTGATATCCTTAAATTTTTCAAACTCCCGCTTTTCGCTGCCAAAGATCTGCACAATGCTCATGCCCGTGATATGCTCCTGCACAAAAGAGTTCAGGTTCGCCACTGCATTACGCACATCATTAAAAGTAACTTTAATTTTCTCTTTAAAAACATAGGTGCTGATGAGCAGCAGCGGCAGGGTGGAGAGGCAAACAAGGGTAAG of the Flammeovirgaceae bacterium 311 genome contains:
- a CDS encoding gas vesicle protein, translating into MNKGTIGILSLITGAAVGLAVGVLFAPDKGSNTRGRVSYNLYRFKSALEDLLTELQAEDLPDSSARSESERVITDAKVKAEELLKDVETLIGQIKKDYK
- a CDS encoding isocitrate dehydrogenase (NAD(+)) (COG0473 Isocitrate/isopropylmalate dehydrogenase); this encodes MATTVTLIEGDGIGPEITASVKRIFAAAGVPIQWEEENAGQTTLESVGELIPASLIESIKKNKVALKGPLTTPVGKGFKSVNVQLRQLFDLYQNVRPCVTTEGISSRFTDVNMVIFRENTEGLYAGLEFFDERLQIADSISRVTKDGCYRIVKAAFDYARRRGCKKVTLVHKANILKNAGRLMLQAGETVAKEFPGITYENVIVDNMCMQLVLKPQQFDVVVTTNLFGDILSDLCAGLVGGLGVVAGANIGDEVAIFEAVHGTAPDIAGQGKANPTALLRSAIMMLYHLDMVDDAKRINHAIDETLKIKEQCTGDLGGSATTQQFTDYVIQKLQN
- a CDS encoding nusb antitermination factor (COG0781 Transcription termination factor) is translated as MQNIFAYLQCRQSDYHLTLDLIREQFAPDLNSMEVQDPVKLEENRKAASDLFIKSHEERRLQPTHGYTPEQASAASDALSYYNKLVQQDFDHLRKSMVAEAEKIAGRYLLFLILLLELQRFANRERETRLEKGRTSAAGTDEENWLNNRVLKILEQNKTLQTEAIRQNLNWREEQDFVRELYRDVLQRDEAYQEYLKMEQPDFEADQKIVLHVIKKIFFKHELVESFMERLDIYWSENREVLKSMVQRTVKELTPESDSNVELAVLSVNWEDDREFFIDLYKLTIQKEPEFEELIASKSKNWDVERLALLDKIILMMALCEMINFTSIPVKVTINEYIELSKRYSTPKSKIFVNGILDVLSVELQEKGIIRKSGRGLIDNK
- a CDS encoding preprotein translocase subunit YajC (COG1862 Preprotein translocase subunit YajC) — translated: MLPTILLQADAQPQAWWGNVILIGGIIIIFYFFMVRPQQRKQKQHKSFVDSLKRGDRVVTIGGMHGRVVEIVDDAVVLDVDRGTKLTFEKSAISVEASKRFSPQTKETKAEA
- a CDS encoding ABC transporter (COG1132 ABC-type multidrug transport system, ATPase and permease components), translating into MAEGDIKSGNIMDWKVLRRLFGFARPYISRFWLLVFLTIGMAVLAPLRPWLIQKAIDNNIAVGDFAGLQYMMLLLLGLLLLQSVVQYFHTYMSDWLGQVIIRDIRTSLYRHLLSLRLKFYDRTPIGRLVTRSVSDIETLASVFSEGVAAIVGDLLQLFFIIGFMLYTDWRLTLVCLSTLPLLLISTYVFKEKIKVTFNDVRNAVANLNSFVQEHITGMSIVQIFGSEKREFEKFKDINKEHRRANLRSVLYYSIYFPVAEVIQAMGIGLLVWYGARQVIHAEIALGVLVAFILYIQMFFRPIRQIADRFNTLQMGVVSSERIMNLLDSKEHLSDTGDYVPAQLQGAVDFKGVWFAYNEPEWVLKDVSFSARPGEMIALVGATGAGKSSIINLLNRFYEYQRGEICIDGRHIREFDLASLRQSIGVVLQDVFLFSDTIDNNISLNNPDISLERMKEAARLVGADKFIERLPGGFEYNVMERGATLSVGQRQLISFVRALVYDPRIIILDEATSSVDTETEEMIQAAIDKLMSGRTSLVIAHRLSTIQKADKIIVLDQGEIKEEGTHEELLAKGGWYAQLYRMQYKEVVGG
- a CDS encoding xenobiotic-transporting ATPase (COG1132 ABC-type multidrug transport system, ATPase and permease components), which encodes MKALSYINKYLFQYKRYLLLGTLFLVISNIFAIIPAQVVRYAFDIVKENIDLYRLYEGYALQESIYELFTSAIFIYGIIILAMALLRGVFLFLVRQTIIAMSRYIEYDLKNEIYAHYQTLPLSFYRSHNTGDLMARISEDVSKVRMYLGPAIMYGINLVTLFMILIPYMFTINARLTMYVLLPLPVLSLSIYYVNNLIEQRSTEIQKALSGLSTYTQEAFSGIRVLKAFARETDSANKFDVLSNEYKDKALRLTFVNALFFPLILALIGLSIILTIYIGGLEVMSGAITTGNIAEFIIYVNLLTWPVTSLGWITSIVQQAAASQQRINEFLQTKTDIVSTQNLAQEIEGRVHFENVSFVYPDSGIKALYNISFKVDPGQSLAIIGTTGSGKSTVANILLRLYDPTEGKVYIDDTEIQAYDLQSLRSQTGYVPQDVFLFSETIRNNIAWGEPGLPEETIEQAASDADLLENIERFPNRFETRVGERGITLSGGQKQRVSIARAIVRDPKILIMDDALSAVDTKTENTILNNLKRIMQGRTSIIISHRVSSAKLADHILVLDNGHIVEKGSHEELLAQAGIYKTLYDKQLQEEAVE
- a CDS encoding glutamate dehydrogenase/leucine dehydrogenase (COG0334 Glutamate dehydrogenase/leucine dehydrogenase), with the translated sequence MVEVNEVMPREKMGVFDQIEAMEHEQLVICYDKATGLKAIIAVHNTTLGPALGGTRMWQYKNEQEAITDVLRLSRGMTFKNAISGLNLGGGKAVIIGDAQTQKTEPFMRRFGRFINSLGGRYVTAEDVNIRTSDIEYIAMETRYVSGLPEIMGGGGDPSPVTAYSTYLGMKAAAKKAWGIDSLQGKKVLVQGVGQVGSHLVERLRHEDAQVYISDISEERLRQVANRFGAEVVMGDAIYDLDLDIYSPCALGATLNDDTVSRLKCQVIAGAANNQLKDEKKHGQLLMERGIIYAPDFLINSGGVINVAAEYEGNYQRERAYQKAEKVYDICLNILNEAEAKNVGPQEAAMQMALKRIQEVGRVKLSY